One region of Leptolyngbya sp. FACHB-261 genomic DNA includes:
- a CDS encoding peptidylprolyl isomerase — protein sequence MFATPVPVPVHPLAMTPVLQVNSRTVTAEEIVPLLASYQMLPRLLREIVIDQAIEPFSCTPEETALACQQFAEQNQITSEASREVWLKRYGMTPSQLEALAIRSLRIEKFKQAIWGTKLESYFVHRKPQLDRVIYSLLRVKDLGIAQELYFRIQEREQAFADLAREYSQGPEAQTGGLIGPAELSTPHPSLAQMLSSGQPGQLWPPTRLGEWFVLVRLEKLLPAQLDASMGQRLLNELYETWLQERLAQVSSGRLQNSLLTPTA from the coding sequence ATGTTCGCAACTCCCGTGCCCGTCCCCGTCCATCCCTTAGCAATGACCCCTGTCCTACAAGTCAATAGCCGTACCGTTACTGCTGAAGAGATTGTGCCATTGCTGGCGAGCTACCAGATGTTGCCTCGCCTGCTAAGAGAAATCGTGATCGATCAGGCCATCGAGCCTTTCTCTTGCACACCTGAAGAGACAGCTTTGGCTTGCCAACAGTTTGCTGAGCAGAACCAAATCACTTCAGAGGCGAGCCGTGAAGTTTGGCTGAAACGCTATGGCATGACGCCAAGCCAGCTAGAAGCCTTGGCTATTCGGAGCTTGCGGATCGAGAAGTTCAAACAGGCAATTTGGGGAACCAAGCTAGAGTCCTACTTTGTGCACCGGAAGCCTCAGCTTGACCGAGTTATCTACTCCTTACTTCGGGTTAAGGATCTGGGCATCGCTCAGGAATTGTACTTCCGTATTCAAGAAAGGGAACAGGCCTTCGCGGATCTGGCACGCGAATATTCGCAGGGACCAGAAGCTCAAACCGGAGGGCTCATCGGTCCTGCCGAACTCAGCACACCTCACCCGTCCCTGGCGCAAATGCTCAGCTCTGGCCAACCGGGACAGCTCTGGCCACCAACCCGATTGGGGGAGTGGTTCGTGCTGGTGCGCCTAGAAAAACTGCTGCCTGCCCAATTGGATGCGAGCATGGGTCAGCGTCTACTGAATGAGCTATACGAAACCTGGTTGCAGGAGCGACTTGCCCAAGTGAGTTCAGGGCGGCTTCAGAATTCCTTGTTAACCCCTACTGCCTGA